A single genomic interval of Camelina sativa cultivar DH55 chromosome 11, Cs, whole genome shotgun sequence harbors:
- the LOC104722514 gene encoding protein NBR1 homolog isoform X2, whose protein sequence is MESTATALVVKVCYGGVLRRFRVPVKANGQLDLDIAGLKEKIASLFDLSVNADFSLTYSDEDGDVVALVDDNDLFDVTNQRLKFLKINVLLKTGFPANPVAPESSGSSTPSGIPNSQNPVSKIQKGLNDVLMAVPNPMRDTISKVYMDLASKAATSSPVVGEMLDCISKLGQLSIPQDSPVPKPGSSGPSLSRDVPSAGERTQTGKKPANMTEPSHSKTSGHVPTSSGLGASFNECPFSGSTVNDSSRFPVNFNKHARRGCHSKKNTNGDYWTSLGVFHKGIRCDGCGVLPITGPRFKSMVKEDYDLCNICFSVMGNEGDYTRMDKPVSFQHMHPFKHRAQMSNPWLDRPTYGGLHFKCTRPRLDSRFVLDVNVLDGTVVAPSAPFTKIWKMRNNGSFVWPRGTQIVWIGGDRFSNSLSVDLQIPEGGVPINGELDVKVDFIAPQSPGRYNSYWRMASSDGDKFGQRVWVLIHVDASLKNTVVNEFHGLNLNASPSPDENFSSEFTGMMNCESAQPGSSNVNPGTKKDADIEGEVGEPHIPEKENLLVGEVHPAIPQSHSPSSSSSSFNMVEFPSIPAVEILPGGSSSTKDIPVPLQEDLERNDVEITMLKELEEMGFKEIDLNKEILRDNEYNLEQSVDALCGVSEWDPILEELQEMGFCDDVTNKRLLKKNNGSIKGVVMDLLTGEKEA, encoded by the exons ATGGAGTCTACTGCTACTGCACTCGTCGTCAAG GTGTGCTATGGAGGTGTGCTTAGGCGTTTCAGGGTGCCCGTTAAAGCTAATGGACAGCTTGATCTTGACATTGCTGGTCTCAAGGAGAAGATCGCTTCACTTTTTGACCTCTCTGTTAATGCTGATTTTTCTCTGACTTACTCTGATGAGGATGGTGACGTGGTGGCTCTCGTTGATGACAACGATCTGTTTGATGTTACAAATCAGCGTCTTAAGTTCTTGAAGATCAATGTGCTCTTGAAGACTGGCTTCCCTGCTAACCCTGTTGCTCCTGAGAGTAGTGGGAGTTCGACACCTTCCGGTATTCCCAACAGTCAGAACCCGGTTTCCAAAATCCAAAAGGGTTTAAATGATGTTCTGATGGCTGTGCCTAACCCTATGCGTGATACCATATCGAAGGTGTATATGGACCTTGCATCCAAAGCTGCAACTTCTAGTCCTGTTGTTGGTGAGatgcttgattgcatctcaaAGCTAGGGCAGCTCTCAATTCCTCAGGACTCCCCTGTTCCGAAGCCTGGTTCTTCAGGCCCTTCCCTGAGCAGGGATGTTCCTTCCGCTGGTGAGAGGACCCAGACCGGAAAGAAACCTGCTAATATGACTGAACCCTCTCATTCAAAGACTTCTGGTCATGTGCCAACCTCTTCTGGACTGGGTGCTAGTTTCAACGAGTGTCCCTTTAGTGGCAGTACCGTGAATGACTCTTCTCGTTTTCCTGTTAACTTCAACAAGCATGCTCGTCGTGGATGCCATTCTAAAAAGAACACCAACGGTGATTACTGGACCTCATTGGGTGTATTCCATAAGGGCATCCGTTGTGATGGATGTGGAGTTCTTCCTATAACTGGGCCTAGATTTAAATCGATGGT TAAGGAAGACTATGATCTTTGCAACATCTGCTTTTCGGTGATGGGTAATGAGGGGGATTACACAAGAATGGATAAGCCCGTATCATTTCAACATATGCATCCTTTCAAACACCGTGCCCAA aTGTCAAATCCTTGGCTGGACCGTCCAACCTATGGAGGTTTGCACTTCAAGTGTACCCGGCCTAGACTAGACAGTCGCTTTGTCCTTGATGTGAATGTACTTGATGGAACAGTTGTTGCTCCATCCGCTCCATTCACTAAGATCTGGAAAATGAGGAACAATGGTTCGTTCGTGTGGCCTCGTGGCACACAGATTGTCTGGATCGGTGGGGACAGATTCAGCAACTCGTTGTCTGTTGATTTACAG ATTCCAGAGGGGGGTGTGCCTATCAATGGTGAGCTTGATGTTAAAGTTGATTTTATTGCACCACAGTCACCTGGCCGATACAATTCTTATTGGAGAATGGCTTCCTCTGATGGTGATAAGTTTGGGCAACGTGTTTGGGTGTTGATACAT GTTGATGCATCCCTGAAGAATACTGTTGTGAATGAGTTTCATGGACTGAACTTGAATGCCTCCCCCTCCCCTGATGAAAATTTTTCAAGCGAATTTACAGGGATGATGAATTGTGAGTCAGCTCAACCTGGCAGCTCCAATGTCAATCCCGGGACAAAGAAAGATGCTGATATAGAGGGAGAAGTTGGTGAACCACATATCCCGGAAAAAGAAAACCTGCTGGTTGGTGAAGTTCATCCTGCTATCCCTCAAAGTCAttctccttcatcttcatcctcatcattTAACATGGTGGAGTTCCCAAGTATTCCTGCTGTTGAGATCTTGCCTGGTGGTTCTTCATCTACAAAAGACATCCCAGTTCCTCTTCAAGAGGATTTGGAAAGGAATGACGTTGAGATAACCATGCTCAAGGAGCTCGAGGAAATGGGTTTCAAGGAGATAGATTTGAACAAGGAGATCTTGAGGGACAACGAATACAATTTGGAGCAATCTGTTGATGCGCTTTGTGGAGTTAGCGAGTGGGATCCTATCCTAGAGGAGCTTCAGGAAATG GGCTTCTGTGATGATGTAACAAACAAGAGACTGCTGAAGAAGAACAATGGAAGCATCAAAGGTGTGGTAATGGATCTCCTCACAGGGGAGAAGGAGGCTTAA
- the LOC104722514 gene encoding protein NBR1 homolog isoform X1 produces MESTATALVVKVCYGGVLRRFRVPVKANGQLDLDIAGLKEKIASLFDLSVNADFSLTYSDEDGDVVALVDDNDLFDVTNQRLKFLKINVLLKTGFPANPVAPESSGSSTPSGIPNSQNPVSKIQKGLNDVLMAVPNPMRDTISKVYMDLASKAATSSPVVGEMLDCISKLGQLSIPQDSPVPKPGSSGPSLSRDVPSAGERTQTGKKPANMTEPSHSKTSGHVPTSSGLGASFNECPFSGSTVNDSSRFPVNFNKHARRGCHSKKNTNGDYWTSLGVFHKGIRCDGCGVLPITGPRFKSMVKEDYDLCNICFSVMGNEGDYTRMDKPVSFQHMHPFKHRAQMSNPWLDRPTYGGLHFKCTRPRLDSRFVLDVNVLDGTVVAPSAPFTKIWKMRNNGSFVWPRGTQIVWIGGDRFSNSLSVDLQIPEGGVPINGELDVKVDFIAPQSPGRYNSYWRMASSDGDKFGQRVWVLIHVDASLKNTVVNEFHGLNLNASPSPDENFSSEFTGMMNCESAQPGSSNVNPGTKKDADIEGEVGEPHIPEKENLLVGEVHPAIPQSHSPSSSSSSFNMVEFPSIPAVEILPGGSSSTKDIPVPLQEDLERNDVEITMLKELEEMGFKEIDLNKEILRDNEYNLEQSVDALCGVSEWDPILEELQEMGFCDDVTNKRLLKKNNGSIKGVVMDLLTGEKEA; encoded by the exons ATGGAGTCTACTGCTACTGCACTCGTCGTCAAG GTGTGCTATGGAGGTGTGCTTAGGCGTTTCAGGGTGCCCGTTAAAGCTAATGGACAGCTTGATCTTGACATTGCTGGTCTCAAGGAGAAGATCGCTTCACTTTTTGACCTCTCTGTTAATGCTGATTTTTCTCTGACTTACTCTGATGAGGATGGTGACGTGGTGGCTCTCGTTGATGACAACGATCTGTTTGATGTTACAAATCAGCGTCTTAAGTTCTTGAAGATCAATGTGCTCTTGAAGACTGGCTTCCCTGCTAACCCTGTTGCTCCTGAGAGTAGTGGGAGTTCGACACCTTCCGGTATTCCCAACAGTCAGAACCCGGTTTCCAAAATCCAAAAGGGTTTAAATGATGTTCTGATGGCTGTGCCTAACCCTATGCGTGATACCATATCGAAGGTGTATATGGACCTTGCATCCAAAGCTGCAACTTCTAGTCCTGTTGTTGGTGAGatgcttgattgcatctcaaAGCTAGGGCAGCTCTCAATTCCTCAGGACTCCCCTGTTCCGAAGCCTG GTTCTTCAGGCCCTTCCCTGAGCAGGGATGTTCCTTCCGCTGGTGAGAGGACCCAGACCGGAAAGAAACCTGCTAATATGACTGAACCCTCTCATTCAAAGACTTCTGGTCATGTGCCAACCTCTTCTGGACTGGGTGCTAGTTTCAACGAGTGTCCCTTTAGTGGCAGTACCGTGAATGACTCTTCTCGTTTTCCTGTTAACTTCAACAAGCATGCTCGTCGTGGATGCCATTCTAAAAAGAACACCAACGGTGATTACTGGACCTCATTGGGTGTATTCCATAAGGGCATCCGTTGTGATGGATGTGGAGTTCTTCCTATAACTGGGCCTAGATTTAAATCGATGGT TAAGGAAGACTATGATCTTTGCAACATCTGCTTTTCGGTGATGGGTAATGAGGGGGATTACACAAGAATGGATAAGCCCGTATCATTTCAACATATGCATCCTTTCAAACACCGTGCCCAA aTGTCAAATCCTTGGCTGGACCGTCCAACCTATGGAGGTTTGCACTTCAAGTGTACCCGGCCTAGACTAGACAGTCGCTTTGTCCTTGATGTGAATGTACTTGATGGAACAGTTGTTGCTCCATCCGCTCCATTCACTAAGATCTGGAAAATGAGGAACAATGGTTCGTTCGTGTGGCCTCGTGGCACACAGATTGTCTGGATCGGTGGGGACAGATTCAGCAACTCGTTGTCTGTTGATTTACAG ATTCCAGAGGGGGGTGTGCCTATCAATGGTGAGCTTGATGTTAAAGTTGATTTTATTGCACCACAGTCACCTGGCCGATACAATTCTTATTGGAGAATGGCTTCCTCTGATGGTGATAAGTTTGGGCAACGTGTTTGGGTGTTGATACAT GTTGATGCATCCCTGAAGAATACTGTTGTGAATGAGTTTCATGGACTGAACTTGAATGCCTCCCCCTCCCCTGATGAAAATTTTTCAAGCGAATTTACAGGGATGATGAATTGTGAGTCAGCTCAACCTGGCAGCTCCAATGTCAATCCCGGGACAAAGAAAGATGCTGATATAGAGGGAGAAGTTGGTGAACCACATATCCCGGAAAAAGAAAACCTGCTGGTTGGTGAAGTTCATCCTGCTATCCCTCAAAGTCAttctccttcatcttcatcctcatcattTAACATGGTGGAGTTCCCAAGTATTCCTGCTGTTGAGATCTTGCCTGGTGGTTCTTCATCTACAAAAGACATCCCAGTTCCTCTTCAAGAGGATTTGGAAAGGAATGACGTTGAGATAACCATGCTCAAGGAGCTCGAGGAAATGGGTTTCAAGGAGATAGATTTGAACAAGGAGATCTTGAGGGACAACGAATACAATTTGGAGCAATCTGTTGATGCGCTTTGTGGAGTTAGCGAGTGGGATCCTATCCTAGAGGAGCTTCAGGAAATG GGCTTCTGTGATGATGTAACAAACAAGAGACTGCTGAAGAAGAACAATGGAAGCATCAAAGGTGTGGTAATGGATCTCCTCACAGGGGAGAAGGAGGCTTAA